A genomic segment from Spinacia oleracea cultivar Varoflay chromosome 3, BTI_SOV_V1, whole genome shotgun sequence encodes:
- the LOC130468984 gene encoding uncharacterized protein, which yields MESLIHTFFLHKIAYEFGFTREATTMNRIWRYLYENCKNSYVLVPRVMKDMVSSGIGMQRTYDSPSHIIIVPEMEGSIMVSLADRNSTRFKSNLNSFPTT from the exons ATGGAAAGTTTAATTCATACTTTTTTCCTTCATAAGATTGCATATGAATTTGGCTTTACCAGAGAGGCGACTACGATGAATAGGATATGGAGATATTTGTACGAGAATTGCAAGAATAGTTATGTACTGGTACCACGAGTTATGAAGGACATGGTCAGTAG TGGAATTGGGATGCAGAGGACTTATGACTCACCTTCGCACATTATCATTGTTCCAGAGATGGAAGGAAGCATCATGGTGTCTCTGGCGGATAGAAATTCAACCAGGTTTAAGTCAAACTTGAATTCATTTCCCACTACATGA
- the LOC110802295 gene encoding probable LRR receptor-like serine/threonine-protein kinase At3g47570 has translation MKPQPLLYTQAAVILLVVVIAMQPHPLRVANAISNETDYMALLAIKSQLIDLHPNGVLSSWNHSLHHCLWEGVICGRKHKRVTGLKLFGRGLSGTISPFIGNLSFLNIIWLDSNSLHGSIPPEIGRLLRLQSLYLPNNTLSGGIPASLSSCINLQNLSLAINNLEGELPMELGALSNLKWLWLHKNKLSGPIFKLILNLTSLVRIKGHTNAFTGPIPDNIPKLTNLTSLELSTNQLSGIIPPSISNLSSLQILDLSMNQLSGIIPPSIFNLSSLQILYLAYNQLRGSIPPHIALTLPQLQYLQLAYNYFSGPLPISIHNLTSLRSIELSNNYFKGTISNLHFGHLYNLQRLVISNNNLSGDINFITKLVNCSKLESLDVGNNQFTGLVPKVLANLSTNLIEIWIEGNQVTGGIPVGLGNLNNLRILSMKSSGLTGTVPRDLGELQNLEILDLSFNRLTGEIPSSFGNLSHLSNLNFYENKLQGRVPSSLGNCANLLYLYLSYNQFNGSLPIELFAKTTNFIQLWLDQNHFQGPLTMEISKQINLEVFSMSNNKFFGSIPDVFSSLPALQELYMEDNFFHGLIPPSFASLKSLLKLDLSQNNLSGPVPEYFATFPLIVLNLSHNNFEGRVPTKGVFANSSATSFVGNKNLCGGSSKLHLPRCVENERKKRRMSRALKLTIITASAFVGVLVMAICIWLYLKGQSKKRKSTSSSDALVKERFLKVSYDMLLKATDGFSQENLLGSGTFGSVFKGILDGKTVAVKVLNLQQRGGSKSFMAECEALRYIRHRNLVGILTACSSIDFKRNDFKALVYEFMPNGSLDKWLYKSGYLSLLQRVNIAIDVAHALNYLQCECETPIVHCDLKPNNILLDNDMVAHVGDFGLAKVLGQPLHPNQSSSIGVRGTVGYAAPEYGLGGEASPEADLYSYGILLLELMTKRRPTDNMFKEDFNLHMFAKAALPHQVLHIVDSTLMEDESDEPDKRGPKPHEMLRKTEECMVSVIKIGVACSSHLPRDRMKISEAISELQKARNILLSPKHKRNLPRGESD, from the exons ATGAAGCCACAACCTCTGTTATACACACAAGCAGCTGTTATCCTCTTGGTTGTTGTAATTGCAATGCAGCCACATCCACTTAGAGTAGCTAATGCCATTAGTAACGAAACAGACTATATGGCATTGCTAGCAATCAAGAGTCAATTAATCGATCTTCATCCCAACGGAGTTTTAAGCTCATGGAATCACTCTCTTCACCATTGTTTATGGGAGGGTGTCATTTGCGGCCGCAAACATAAAAGAGTAACTGGCCTAAAGCTGTTTGGTAGAGGTTTGTCAGGAACCATATCACCCTTCATAGGGAACCTTAGTTTTCTAAATATCATTTGGCTTGACAGTAATAGCCTACATGGCTCAATTCCCCCTGAAATCGGCCGTCTTTTGAGGCTACAATCACTATATCTTCCTAACAACACCCTCAGTGGAGGAATTCCAGCCAGTTTATCAAGTTGCATCAACTTACAAAATCTTTCTCTTGCTATCAACAATCTAGAAGGTGAACTTCCGATGGAATTAGGAGCGTTGTCCAACCTCAAATGGCTTTGGCTTCACAAAAATAAACTCTCTGGGCCTATCTTTAAACTGATACTGAATCTTACATCTTTGGTACGTATTAAGGGCCACACAAATGCATTTACAGGTCCTATTCCGGACAACATTCCTAAGTTGACCAACTTAACTAGTTTGGAGCTCTCAACAAATCAACTCTCAGGTATAATTCCCCCGTCCATCTCTAACCTCTCCTCGCTTCAAATATTAGACTTGTCTATGAATCAACTGTCAGGTATAATTCCCCCGTCCATCTTCAATCTCTCCTCTCTTCAGATATTGTACTTGGCTTACAACCAATTGCGAGGAAGTATTCCGCCACATATAGCCTTAACACTTCCTCAATTACAATATCTACAACTTGCTTATAACTATTTTTCGGGGCCATTACCAATCTCCATACATAACCTCACAAGTCTTCGATCCATTGAGTTATCAAACAACTACTTCAAAGGCACCATTTCCAATCTACATTTTGGCCACCTCTATAACCTGCAAAGGCTAGTCATTAGTAATAATAATTTATCAGGAGACATCAACTTTATTACTAAACTAGTTAACTGTAGCAAATTGGAAAGCCTGGATGTGGGGAACAACCAATTCACAGGATTAGTTCCAAAAGTTCTGGCTAATCTTTCAACCAATTTAATTGAGATTTGGATTGAAGGAAATCAAGTCACTGGAGGAATCCCTGTAGGTCTTGGTAATCTAAACAATCTTAGGATTTTATCCATGAAATCAAGTGGCCTAACAGGAACCGTTCCTCGAGATCTTGGGGAGCTTCAAAATCTAGAGATTCTAGATCTAAGTTTCAATAGACTAACAGGTGAAATTCCCAGTTCATTCGGAAATTTATCGCATTTGAGCAATctcaatttttatgaaaataagtTGCAAGGCAGAGTACCTTCAAGCCTTGGTAATTGTGCAAACTTGTTATACTTGTATTTATCATATAATCAATTCAATGGTTCCTTACCCATTGAGCTGTTTGCAAAAACTACAAACTTCATTCAATTATGGTTAGATCAAAATCATTTTCAAGGGCCTCTAACTATGGAGATTAGCAAGCAAATAAATTTAGAAGTGTTTTCAATgtcaaataataaattttttggGAGTATTCCGGATGTCTTTAGCAGTTTACCTGCTCTACAAGAATTATACATGGAAGATAATTTCTTCCATGGTCTTATTCCTCCATCATTTGCCTCTTTAAAAAGCCTTTTGAAACTTGATCTTTCTCAGAACAATCTTTCTGGACCCGTTCCAGAATATTTTGCTACTTTTCCGTTGATAGTCTTAAACTTATCTCACAACAATTTCGAGGGAAGAGTTCCAACAAAAGGAGTTTTTGCAAATTCAAGTGCAACATCTTTTGTTGGTAACAAAAACCTTTGTGGAGGAAGTTCTAAGCTACACCTACCAAGATGTGTGGAGAATgaaaggaagaaaaggagaatgTCTCGTGCTCTCAAGCTGACAATTATAACGGCTAGTGCATTTGTTGGGGTGTTGGTCATGGCGATATGCATATGGCTATACTTGAAAGGTCAgagcaaaaaaagaaaatctaCTTCTTCATCAGACGCACTAGTAAAGGAGAGGTTCTTGAAAGTATCATATGACATGCTACTCAAAGCAACAGATGGATTTTCTCAAGAAAATCTACTCGGTTCGGGTACTTTTGGATCTGTTTTCAAAGGGATTCTTGATGGAAAGACAGTGGCAGTAAAAGTACTCAACTTGCAACAACGAGGTGGGTCTAAGAGTTTCATGGCAGAGTGTGAGGCATTAAGGTATATTCGTCACCGTAATCTGGTTGGGATACTAACAGCTTGCTCAAGTATAGACTTCAAAAGAAATGATTTCAAAGCTCTTGTCTATGAGTTCATGCCCAATGGAAGTCTTGATAAATGGTTATATAAAAGTGGTTACCTGAGCCTTCTCCAAAGGGTGAATATAGCCATTGACGTGGCTCATGCACTCAACTATCTCCAATGTGAGTGTGAAACCCCGATAGTGCACTGCGACCTTAAACCAAACAACATATTGCTTGATAATGACATGGTTGCCCATGTCGGAGATTTCGGGTTAGCAAAGGTTCTTGGTCAACCCCTCCACCCAAACCAAAGCAGTTCAATTGGAGTCAGGGGGACTGTTGGCTATGCCGCTCCAG AGTACGGCTTGGGAGGTGAAGCATCCCCTGAAGCTGATCTATACAGTTACGGAATCTTACTGCTTGAGCTAATGACAAAAAGGAGACCAACCGATAATATGTTCAAGGAAGATTTCAACCTCCATATGTTTGCAAAGGCAGCATTGCCTCACCAAGTGCTACATATTGTTGACTCTACACTAATGGAGGATGAAAGTGACGAACCTGACAAAAGGGGACCAAAACCCCATGAAATGCTTCGAAAAACAGAGGAGTGCATGGTGTCGGTGATAAAGATTGGAGTTGCTTGCTCAAGTCATTTACCACGTGATCGGATGAAGATAAGTGAAGCAATAAGTGAGCTGCAAAAAGCTAGAAACATCCTTCTCAGTCCCAAACATAAGCGTAACTTGCCAAGAG GAGAAAGTGATTGA